The window ACAACGCATAAAAAAAATTGCTATATTTAGAACTAAATTTAAAGATCGTTGCTCTTTTGCTACATCTGATTTTCCTACGGAAAATCCTCGCACACAAAAACGCAACTCTTTTTATACAACCACGTTGTAGCACATTTATGAAAACCGCAATCCAATTCATATTAATTCTTATTTTAAGCTCTTGTGCTTCTAAAAAAAGTATAGAGCGAAAGGTAATAACGGAATATAATTTTCAGAATATAACGGAAAGCTTTGATGCGAAAAAAATAAATTACATCGGACTTAAAAAATATTGTGTAGGCGGAATTCGGATTGAAATGCCGAATGAAAAAGATTGCAAAAATTGTTATTCCGAATATGACATTTATATTTTTTGGACTATAAAAGGAAAATCATATGTCCAAAAATTTGATAATTGTAGTGAGTTTAATATTGTGGAGATTTTAGATTTTAAAGCAAATGAATTTCTAAAAAAGAACACGTTGGAATTACAAACGGGAAAAGTTGGAAATTATAAAATTGACCAAGAAACATTTTCTTCAGTTTCTCATTCTTGCTTTCGGAATTATATTATCAATGACGGAAAAACAAAATATCAAAACGAATTTGACATTTATAATTTAACTGGAGAAAACGAAAACCTGAACTTCAAATCAAATAATGAATTAAAAATCATACAATTAGACAATAAATTGAATAAGATTATAAAAAGATTGGAAAACGAAAATCAATTTGAACGGAATAAAAAAACGTGCTACAACACCCGTATAAAATAAATAAAAAGTAAGATTCCGCAATAAACGCCAGTACTTTTCATTGCCTATTAAAAATTGAATTTTCTTTTCTTAGTTACCAAATTTGGAATAAACCATAAGTATATTCGCGTTAAGGATAGAACGGTATGTTTGAGCTCCTCGCAGAGAGCGAGTAGTGATAGCCTGCCCGCCGGCAGGCAGGCCTGACGTTTTAAAACCTTTTTAGATTTAAAAAGGGAACGCCCAAATCTTTATTAATGCTTTGATTTACAAAGAATAAAAAATAAATAAACTTTTTTGTAACATTTACTGCTCTTTCTGCGTATAACTATATAGAACGTTTTATTCACACAAATTTTTACACGAGAACATTAGATGAGACAACTTAAAATTACCAAGCAGGTTACCAATAGAGAAACCGCATCATTAGACAAATATTTACAGGAAATTGGAAAAGTTGACTTAATTACAGCAGACGAAGAAGTAGAATTAGCACAACGTATCAAAGCAGGAGATCAACTTGCTTTAGAGAAATTGACAAAGGCTAACCTACGTTTTGTGGTTTCTGTAGCTAAGCAATACCAAAACCAAGGTTTAACTTTACCAGATTTAATTAATGAAGGTAACTTAGGTTTAATTAAGGCTGCACAACGTTTTGATGAAACGCGTGGTTTTAAATTTATATCTTATGCTGTTTGGTGGATTAGACAGTCTATTTTACAGGCATTAGCAGAACAATCTAGAATTGTACGTTTGCCTTTAAATAAAATTGGTTCTATTAATAAAATCAATAAAACGTTTGCATTTTTAGAACAAGCACATGAAAGACCTCCAAGTGCAGAAGAAATTGCGAAAGAATTAGACATGACTATTAACGATGTTAAGGAGTCTATGAAAAATTCTGGTCGTCACGTAAGTATGGATGCGCCTTTAGTTGAAGGAGAAGATTCTAACTTATATGATGTATTAAACTCTGGTGAATCTCCAAACCCGGATCGTGATTTATTACATGAATCTTTACGTACCGAAATTGAGCGTGCACTAGAAACATTAACGCCTCGTGAAGCAGATGTTATTCGTTTATACTTTGGTTTAGGAAACCAACACCCAATGACTCTTGAAGAAATTGGTGAAACTTTCGATTTAACTCGTGAGCGTGTAAGACAAATTAAAGAAAAAGCTATTCGTAGATTAAAACATACGTCTAGAAGTAAAATATTAAAAACTTATTTAGGTTAGTAATTTATAATAATTACGACTAAATTACCGTAACAAACAGTTTATACTCGAGAAATTGAGTACCACATAACTGTTCGTTTTTTGATTGATGAAAGAACCCAGAGCTGATTACTCTGGGTTCACTCATTTTAAGCCTTTCTGTAATGCTTACCAAAGCATGAAAACTATCATATCTAAATCCCTTCGCAAAGGGAATGGAGTTTATAAAAGACTTTTCTATATTTGTGCAAACACAACAAAAATAAAAAATGGCTACAAAATTAATTGCTCCTTCTATGCTTGCTGCAGACTTTGGCAACTTACAACGCGATACAGAAATGGTTAATAATAGTGATGCCGATTGGTTTCATATTGATGTTATGGATGGTCACTTTGTGCCAAACATTTCTTACGGAATGCCAGTAATTGCTGCTATTAAAAAGCATGCCAAAAAGCCATTAGATGTACATTTAATGATTGAAAAACCAGAACGCTACATTGAAGAGTTTGCAAAAGTTGGCGCAGACATTATTACGGTACACCATGAATCTACAGTGCATTTACATAGAACGCTTACGCAAATTGAAGATGCTGGTTGTAAAGCTGGTGTGGTTTTAAACTTAACGACTCCGGTATGCGTTTTAGAAGATATTTTACCAAAATGTTATATGGTTTTATTAATGTCGATTAATCCTGGTTTTGGCGGACAGAAATTTGAAGACATGACCTATAACAGAGTGAGAAAACTCAGAAAAATGATTGACGAGCAAGGTTTAGATACTAGAATTGAAATTGATGGTGGTGTTACCGATAAAAATATAGAAAAGCTAGTAGAAGCTGGAGCGGATGCTTTTGTTGCTGGAAGTCATGTTTTTAAAAGTGCTAATCCAACTGCTACTATTGCTAATCTAAAAAAACTAGCTAATTCTTAATAACCAGGAAAATCAAAGTTTAACATCTCTTTTATTTTTGCATATATTTTTGGAAACTTAGAGCGAAACTCTCTTGGTGTTTCTATAAAATTCTCGATGATTACTGCTGTGAACTCAAAATCATTTTCGAAAGCGTAGCTTCTAAAATAGGATGAATCTTTCATTATTAATTTAAGATTCCCTTTAGATTTAATATATGTATTTAGTTCTTCTAAGCTAGTAGTAAATATATGAGCACTAATATCATTAGCATTTTTAGAATTTAAATAGCTTAAATGCAAAGCATGTACAAACTCATGAATACCAAGATTTAGGTTATCATCTTCTACTTGGTAGCCATGAATAAAATCTTCCCATGATAAAATGATTGCTCTGTAACCCGGATTAAAATGCCCTTTATGATAATTTTTGTCTACATTAGAATAAAAAACAGCCGGATAAATTAAGATTTTATCTACCAAGCTAATGGCATAATCTCGATATCCAAAAGTGAGCATAATGGCAGTTGCTGCAACCAGTACTTTTTTCTCTGGATCTATTACAAAACCTTCTTTTCCTTCAAAATCTACATGTGAAATAAATTTATATACACGGTGTCTAAAGTATTTTTGCTGTTTTGCATCTAGCCGTTTATAAAATTTAAAATCTTTTTCTAAAATTCCTTTTTGTTTTTCGTCTAGGTCTTTAGTGAATAGTTGCATATGCCTAAACAATGGCTTTTTTGCTATAAAATCAACATAAAAACCTTCTACAAACTTAAACAAGCCTCTGCAAAGTAATAAACCGCCGATAACAATCAACACTACAGAAATGGTATTTGTAAATGCAGGATTGTTTGGGCTTTCTTGCTGCAGTAAAAGGAAGTTAATCATATAGTTTAAGTAGGCTTTATATAATTTATGCTAAAATTAATAAGGCCAAGTTACATGTAATGGTTTTAGCATCCAAGGAAATTGAATGACTGAAAAGAAAAAAGGTGCTTTAGTAATTAATATATCATAGGCTCTCTTTTCAATAGTTATTTCCAAACGATCTTCTTGTTCAGAAAGTAACCCATCTCTAATAAGCCAATTACCTCTAAAACCGTCCAAAGAACTTTGTCCTATTGCTGGCCATTGATTTATTGCGGCTCCAATCAACCCATCCATAAGTTTTTTTTGATCCTCTGAAATTTCGATTGCATCTTGTATGGGAGTAGTAATCGAAATACCACAAAGCACTTTATTGAATGCTAAGTACGATTCTTGAGTTTGCTCCATTCCGGTTGCTAAATATTGCACAAAATGAACTGCTTTTAACTGCGATTCTATATTTATAAAACTATTATTTGTGGTAAGATCAAGTTTTTCAAAAAGCATTGAAAAATACCCACTTAAAAGCACCAAGCCTGAGTTAGTAACAGAAACAGCATTGTTTAAATTCATATTATTATTCTTTTAGTTATTTATAAGTACTTCAGGATTTTCTTTAATACTCTTAACTATTACTCCTATTTAATCGTTTTATTTTCTTTTTTAAACTCCTTCCGATAACTAGCAATACCTTGATTAATCACTTTTTGCAGCCACACTATTTCTAGAAATAGCGTATCCGTTACTTTAGTTTTCCTACTTTCGAATAGTTTTTGATTTGCCTTTAAATTTCTATTAATTTTAAACCCTATCCTCATCCAATTAGCACCGTAGGACTTCCTGTAATAATTGTTCCTCCATGTGCTGTTACGTCTCCAAGTCTTGCTGCTGGCATTCCACCAATTAAAACAGTCCCAGATCCTGTAGCAATGCTATCTGGTGGGCCAACACAAACTAAGTTATCTCCAACTTTTGCTGCTGGTAAACCACCAATAAGTACTGTTGGTTCTCCTGGCCCAATAATTGGTCCGCCAACATGCGAAATAGGAACCACTCCTGGCGTTGTCATTGGACATATATGAAAATCGGTTATTCTTGCTGCTGCTGGCATATCTTTTTTTGTTTAATTTATCATTACCATTGCTCCTTTGAGCGTTAAGTGTCCTGAGGATTCCACACTAGCGGAAGCATTTCCTTCTGCTGAAAATGCTACATTTGCCCTATGCTGAATATTTAAACCCTTACTAATTATATCTGCATTGGATTCTAACAAAATCCCTCTTTTCCCCATTATAGAAACTCTGTTTTCCGATTTTATGGATATATTCTTTTGACTTTTTAAGGAAATACCGTCTGGCGACATAATGATATGGTTGCTGTTTTGATCCTGTATCTTGATTTGCTCTCCATTATCATCCAATACAATGGTATTTTGATAAGGAGTAATTATGGTAAATCTTCGATTTTTGTCATCAAAAACAATTTCAATACCAGATCTTGATACTATCGCTTTAATGTCATTGTTCGAATTCGGATTTAGACCTTCCGACGGTTTTAACTTAGGATTGCTATATAGACTTCCTAAAATAATTGGAAACCTAGCATCTTCATTTAAAAACCCAACCACAACCTCATCACCTATGTCAGGCATAAAAAAAGCTCCAGAATTATTGGAAGCATAAAAACTAGAATGCCTTGCCCAAAGTCCGTCGCTAGATGCATTAAATAATGGTACATCTACCAAAATTCGAAACTGACTTTCTGGGTCTTCCTCTATCTTTTTCACGGTTGCTGTAAACAATCCATTAACACCAGAAGGCAGATTGGAAGGAAGCATTGTTTTGGCATTATCCTGTTTGGAAAGCCATGCTTCTGAAAGTCCGATAGCACATTCGCTTATCCATTTTCCTTCAGAAATATCATGTACTACTTTGGAAACTAAATGGTCGCCATTAAAACGACTTCCAACGCCACTTAAAGTGATATAATTTCCTATTTGAACTGAAGAATTTCCTTGGCATTTTACTTCCCCTTGAATTTTTGAATAATTGCTTTTTACTAGTTGTGCTTGATTCCAATTTTCAAGTTCATCGTTTTTAATTGGTGCTGGCGATTGTAAATCGAAAGTAGATAATCCTACCACTTCTGAAAGTTTCGAACTAGATAAATTACCAGGACCAAAATATGTATTATTAGTTTCCTTCTGAATTAATTCTTGACTGCCATAATCCCAAGAACTAGCCTTAACAGCATTTATCTGATTTATCGCATTAAGGTTAGCATGCAACTCCAAAAGGTTATTACCATATTCTATGTTTAAAACAGAAGTAGTATTGGCATCCGGTTTTTGAATAGAAATTTTACCGTTAATAGTTGTTACTATAAAACCGTTGGCTTCTGCCCTAGATACTATAAAATCCCAATCTGTAGTATCATATTGTACTTGCTGTGGGTAAATTAGGTTTGTTGAAGATATGTTTTCAGAAAGACCAGAGTAATTGCCTATTATAGAACGCCACACATCGCTATCTTTTTGATCTGTGAAAGTTTCACTTTTTCTACCTACTGTTGTTTTAATAGCCATGTCATAACATATCACTTCCAATGAAGATCCAACTTGACCATTAACACAAATATTTTGCTCACAGATAACGCCTTTAAAAAGAAGTTTATTTTCATTATCATATCCCGCTTTAATACTAATTTCATTACCTGGAAGAAACGTTTTCGAGGAACTTGCATCAAATTCCCCTGTACTAACATCACCATCTAGAATCACAATTTTAGCACTACTTATTTTATTTACTTCAAATTCTATTTTAATAGAATATACTTGATTTACCTCTGGAATTAAACTGCCTTCCACCTCCACAGATAAGGTGACTATTTCTCCTCTTGATATATTAGTTGTTTCTGTCATTGGTTTATTATGAATTAAAGTTTAAAAATTATTATTTTCAGATTAACGATATCTTTTTGCACACCATTAATGTTGGTATTCCATTGCGTTGTAACCGTTATCCTAAAAAACACTTACAGAAAAGACGTCGTTTCCATAGGAGTAAGTAACTTCAAAATAAGTATAAGCAAATTCTAAGCTTTCAATAGCTATAGCATTAGGATCTGGACTTAAATTTGAAACCGAATACTTCACTGGATATGCGTTATAAAAAGTCCAAGATATTAATGAAAAACCTTCTTTATTTACTAAGCTTACGGAAACATCCATAGGTATAATCGGATTGGTTAACCCTTCATCCATCGTACTTTTACACCAACTTATTAGCTCAGAATCCGCAGCTGCTATTCCTCTTTTTAAAACTAAATTTTGAGTAGAAGTGATTGTAGGTAATCGATATTTAAGTCGGTTTTCGCCACCGGAAACGACTTCTTCAACTCCTATTTCTTTTGAAATACCCGAGACTTCTTGAAACCCTATATCTTCTTCTTTAAAAGTCAACTTAAAATAAAAGCCAACGGGATAATCACTTTGCTTAACCATTTGTTATTATTAATTGTTCATGCGCTATTTCTAGTGTATCTACTGCGACTTCATTACCATCCGATTTAAGATCTGTACTCGATATTTTTGTTGGCCAAGCGTTGTTAAGTAGCCATTGCATAGTAACTGCTCCGCTTTCATCGAGTAGTTTAATAAGCACTGTTCGTCTTTGGATTGTATTCATCGTAATTTCATCGTGCCATTTCCAAAATGTATTATCATTGATAAATACACCTCGTTTCATCGTAATGTTGCCATACTTTACTATCCCAGGCATTTTTTCAGTAGAAAAAAGCGAACTATCACTTTTTCGGTATTCTATAATCTGATTTTCTACATCCATTCCTGAAACTTCTTGAAAAGCCACGCCTTTAAGTTCAGATCCAAGATCGACCTCAAATCTAAACTTTGGCATTGGCCAAGTGTTCCCTAGATTACTTCCATCGTCTGCCATATTATTTAATGTTTTTTATGTTAGTTATTAAAAATTTTAATTGGATATTTTCATTTCTTGTTGGAATGAAAAAACAATGAACTCTGCTGGATGTATCACAGCAACACCAACTTGAACTATCATAACGCCATTCAAGATATCTTGACTGGTCATGGTTTCACCTAAGCCACATCTTACAAAAAAGGACTCTTCTGCTCTACTGCCTACAAGTCCTCCTTCTCTCCAAATGGAGACTAAAAAATTATTAATGATACCTTTTACTGCTTTCCAAGTATTTGTATCGTTAGCCTCAAACATATACGCTTGCGTTGCCAATTTACAAGACTGCTCTAAAAATATAAGTGTTCTGCGTACAGGCAAATATTTCCAATCATTACTATTACCATCTAATGTTCGTGCTCCCCAAATTAAAATTCCTATTCCGTTAAAAACACGAATGGCATTAATGGATTTACCCGAAACAGCGTCTACATTTAAACCTTGTTGCTGTTCGCTTGAAAGTTCAATAGGCAAGGAAACAACGCTAACTATTGAAGTATTAGCTGGTGCTTTCCACACGCCTTCTTGATTATCTATTCTCGTAATAACTCCTGCTATTGCACCACTTGGAGGAAGCATATTTGCTTCTGCTAAAACATTTCTAATGATTAAGGAATAGGTAGGACTTGCATTTAATAATGCTTCATTTAGTTGTGCTGTAGTTAAATCACTATTCTTAGGATTCTCAATAATTTTTAGAATTTCGGACGTTTTTTCGTTAGCATCGGATACTGCAAGTAATATACTTTCTAAGGCTTTTATATCACCGCCAAATAAATTAGTGAAATCAATATCCGTTTCTTGCATAATAATAGTTCCTATAAAAGGATAATATGCACAACCATAACTCAAACCTTGAACGCCTGTATTATTTCTAAAAGACTCAATATCGTCAGTATACATTATTGGATCTGGAGCATTTCCTCCAATAACATCAAAAATGCTAATTGCTGTTTCCATTTCCGAATTTTGAAGTAGCATCACTTCCATAAGTGCACCATTATTTGCAACGGAAAGTAACGTTGCATCCGGACAGATATACATGGTTGGTTCGGATTCCTTTTTTAACAAAGCAATACCATTTTGCAAATCGTTTAAGCGCACATTACGATTAACCATTGGCTCACCAAGGCGTATTGGTTTTTTAGAAGGAGATCCGTACGAACCAACAGATACAATATAAGCATCACTACCTCCGTTTTCATAAAACAGCCGGACGCTATTATACATATAGTAAATAGTATTAGCATCTGGTAGTATAGCATAGAAATCACCAGCAATTTTCATGTAACTCCCTATCTCTGGTTCTTGTTGCTGCTTTACCAGATAATATTCTGGATGATATTGCTTTTTTGGAGTTGCTAAAGTTGGAGTCTCTGGATAGCAAAATATGGCTTGAAACTCGGCGAAAGATTTGATTTTTGTAGGCACATTAAAATAGGTTTTCCCATCTAAGTAAGCTTGAGGTGTATAGCCAACAAATGCAGGAACTGCCGTAGGCACAGGAACCACAGAATTTGGAAATGCATTTACTTCCTGTATATAAACTCCCGGTGTTTTCAATTTTGCTGTCATATGATTCTATTTTACTAAAAACTTCCTAATTAAAGAATAATTTCTATTGATAGCATTCGAAAAACGGAGCGTATACAGATTATGATTAGCCTTGTAATTACGTAACTAATGGCTTTTCCATTTTTACTAAATAATAGCAATAAAAATCTAAGACAGTATTTACATACCATCCTGCTATTAGTAGTTTTATTCAGTGCCAACAGAATGAATTCTGAAGCCTGCGGGAGAACTTAAATGTACGAAATTATTTGAAGCTAAGCGAGTTACATAAAAATAAGTTAAAAACATATACCTTAATAGAAAGGAATATATCTGCGAAACATGTTGAAAAGCCAACATCTAGAAAAAGAAAGTATTAGCGCTATAAAATGTTCTTTGAAAGTGGAAAGTTGTTTATTCTTTTTTCTGATTTGAAAAAAGAAAAGTTGCATTTACAAATTCAAGGGCCCTTGATTGGACATGCTTAAAAGAGGGCTAACTTCGCTTTGCTCGTTTCTCCTCTAAAGCTCCGCTTTGAAAAAAGAAAAGTTGCATTTACAAATTCAAGCGAGCTTGATTTGACATGCTTAAAAGAGCGCTAACTTCGCTTTGCTCGTTTCTCCTCTAAAGCTCCGCTTTGAAAAAAGAAAAGTTGCATTTACAAATTCAAGCGAGCTTGATTTGACATGCAACTTTTCTTTTTATTCGTGACCTCGAGAGGGTTCGAACCTCCAACCATCAGAGCCGAAATCTGATATTCTATCCAGTTGAACTACGAGGCCATTAATTATTTATTTATTTTACTCTTTAAATACTCTCTTCCATTGCCAGTTTTAAAATACTTTTCGCGAAGAATAGCTTCTTGTTTTGTTTTAAAAGTTTCAAAGTAAACTAATTTCCAAGGAATATAACCTTAAGTCGATTTAGTTTTTCCGGCATTATGCTCTTTTAACCGCTTTTCAACATTATCTGTATGCCCTTTATATAGCCTTCCATCAATATCACTTTCCAAAACATATGTGTAATAAGATTTCATACGCGATAAATCTGATATTCCATGCCTGCCGGCAGGCAGGTATCCAGTTGAACTACGAGGCCATCAAATTCCTGCGAAAGCAGGAATCTCATTATTATTTATCTATATTTTATTTATTGCGTTTTGCACTTCGACTGCGTTCCGTAAGACATACCAATAAAAAATTTAGTTTTTTATTTTACAGATTGCTTTGTCGTTTTACTCCTCGCAATGACTTATTTTAAGACAATTTAGCTTTTACAATAGTAGAGATTGTTTTACCATCTGCTTGTCCTGCAAGTTTTTGATTTACCATTCCCATAACTTTCCCCATATCTTTCATACCTACTGCTCCAGTTACTGCAATAGTTTCTACTACTACTTTTTCTATTTCAGCTTCGCTTAATTGTGCTGGTAAAAACTGGCTAATTACTGCCGCTTGAGCAATTTCTGGTTCTGCTAAATCTTCTCTATTTTGTTCCGAAAAAATAGCCGCACTATCTTTACGTTGCTTTACTAATTTAGAAAGTATTTTTATTTCTTGATCTTCTGTAATTTCTTCTTTAGATCCTGTTTCTGTTTGCGCTAAAAGAATTTCAGATTTCACTGCTCTTAAAGCAGCTAATGCTGTTTGATCTTTAGATTTCATTGCAGCTTTCATAGCTGTCATTATATCTTGTTGTAAGCTCATAATCTTTTTTATTTTGAATTGCGAAGATATAAAAAAGTGAGCATTTAAGAGTACACAGTTTTCAAGCATTTCACTACAATAAATAGTTTAATTAATGCGATTCCCACTTTCGTGGAAATGCAAAAACCCGAAAAACCTCTGGGTGAGTTTTTCGGGTTAGTTGAAATTAAACACTAAACTTAACTTTTCATTTTATGAGATTCCGTTATAAAAATGGAAT is drawn from Lacinutrix sp. WUR7 and contains these coding sequences:
- a CDS encoding RNA polymerase sigma factor RpoD/SigA, with the protein product MRQLKITKQVTNRETASLDKYLQEIGKVDLITADEEVELAQRIKAGDQLALEKLTKANLRFVVSVAKQYQNQGLTLPDLINEGNLGLIKAAQRFDETRGFKFISYAVWWIRQSILQALAEQSRIVRLPLNKIGSINKINKTFAFLEQAHERPPSAEEIAKELDMTINDVKESMKNSGRHVSMDAPLVEGEDSNLYDVLNSGESPNPDRDLLHESLRTEIERALETLTPREADVIRLYFGLGNQHPMTLEEIGETFDLTRERVRQIKEKAIRRLKHTSRSKILKTYLG
- the rpe gene encoding ribulose-phosphate 3-epimerase, coding for MATKLIAPSMLAADFGNLQRDTEMVNNSDADWFHIDVMDGHFVPNISYGMPVIAAIKKHAKKPLDVHLMIEKPERYIEEFAKVGADIITVHHESTVHLHRTLTQIEDAGCKAGVVLNLTTPVCVLEDILPKCYMVLLMSINPGFGGQKFEDMTYNRVRKLRKMIDEQGLDTRIEIDGGVTDKNIEKLVEAGADAFVAGSHVFKSANPTATIANLKKLANS
- a CDS encoding zinc-dependent peptidase, whose protein sequence is MINFLLLQQESPNNPAFTNTISVVLIVIGGLLLCRGLFKFVEGFYVDFIAKKPLFRHMQLFTKDLDEKQKGILEKDFKFYKRLDAKQQKYFRHRVYKFISHVDFEGKEGFVIDPEKKVLVAATAIMLTFGYRDYAISLVDKILIYPAVFYSNVDKNYHKGHFNPGYRAIILSWEDFIHGYQVEDDNLNLGIHEFVHALHLSYLNSKNANDISAHIFTTSLEELNTYIKSKGNLKLIMKDSSYFRSYAFENDFEFTAVIIENFIETPREFRSKFPKIYAKIKEMLNFDFPGY
- a CDS encoding contractile injection system tape measure protein — translated: MNLNNAVSVTNSGLVLLSGYFSMLFEKLDLTTNNSFINIESQLKAVHFVQYLATGMEQTQESYLAFNKVLCGISITTPIQDAIEISEDQKKLMDGLIGAAINQWPAIGQSSLDGFRGNWLIRDGLLSEQEDRLEITIEKRAYDILITKAPFFFSVIQFPWMLKPLHVTWPY
- a CDS encoding PAAR domain-containing protein, which translates into the protein MPAAARITDFHICPMTTPGVVPISHVGGPIIGPGEPTVLIGGLPAAKVGDNLVCVGPPDSIATGSGTVLIGGMPAARLGDVTAHGGTIITGSPTVLIG
- the vgrG gene encoding type VI secretion system tip protein VgrG, with the translated sequence MTETTNISRGEIVTLSVEVEGSLIPEVNQVYSIKIEFEVNKISSAKIVILDGDVSTGEFDASSSKTFLPGNEISIKAGYDNENKLLFKGVICEQNICVNGQVGSSLEVICYDMAIKTTVGRKSETFTDQKDSDVWRSIIGNYSGLSENISSTNLIYPQQVQYDTTDWDFIVSRAEANGFIVTTINGKISIQKPDANTTSVLNIEYGNNLLELHANLNAINQINAVKASSWDYGSQELIQKETNNTYFGPGNLSSSKLSEVVGLSTFDLQSPAPIKNDELENWNQAQLVKSNYSKIQGEVKCQGNSSVQIGNYITLSGVGSRFNGDHLVSKVVHDISEGKWISECAIGLSEAWLSKQDNAKTMLPSNLPSGVNGLFTATVKKIEEDPESQFRILVDVPLFNASSDGLWARHSSFYASNNSGAFFMPDIGDEVVVGFLNEDARFPIILGSLYSNPKLKPSEGLNPNSNNDIKAIVSRSGIEIVFDDKNRRFTIITPYQNTIVLDDNGEQIKIQDQNSNHIIMSPDGISLKSQKNISIKSENRVSIMGKRGILLESNADIISKGLNIQHRANVAFSAEGNASASVESSGHLTLKGAMVMIN
- a CDS encoding phage tail protein codes for the protein MVKQSDYPVGFYFKLTFKEEDIGFQEVSGISKEIGVEEVVSGGENRLKYRLPTITSTQNLVLKRGIAAADSELISWCKSTMDEGLTNPIIPMDVSVSLVNKEGFSLISWTFYNAYPVKYSVSNLSPDPNAIAIESLEFAYTYFEVTYSYGNDVFSVSVF
- a CDS encoding phage tail protein yields the protein MADDGSNLGNTWPMPKFRFEVDLGSELKGVAFQEVSGMDVENQIIEYRKSDSSLFSTEKMPGIVKYGNITMKRGVFINDNTFWKWHDEITMNTIQRRTVLIKLLDESGAVTMQWLLNNAWPTKISSTDLKSDGNEVAVDTLEIAHEQLIITNG
- a CDS encoding phage tail sheath C-terminal domain-containing protein, which codes for MTAKLKTPGVYIQEVNAFPNSVVPVPTAVPAFVGYTPQAYLDGKTYFNVPTKIKSFAEFQAIFCYPETPTLATPKKQYHPEYYLVKQQQEPEIGSYMKIAGDFYAILPDANTIYYMYNSVRLFYENGGSDAYIVSVGSYGSPSKKPIRLGEPMVNRNVRLNDLQNGIALLKKESEPTMYICPDATLLSVANNGALMEVMLLQNSEMETAISIFDVIGGNAPDPIMYTDDIESFRNNTGVQGLSYGCAYYPFIGTIIMQETDIDFTNLFGGDIKALESILLAVSDANEKTSEILKIIENPKNSDLTTAQLNEALLNASPTYSLIIRNVLAEANMLPPSGAIAGVITRIDNQEGVWKAPANTSIVSVVSLPIELSSEQQQGLNVDAVSGKSINAIRVFNGIGILIWGARTLDGNSNDWKYLPVRRTLIFLEQSCKLATQAYMFEANDTNTWKAVKGIINNFLVSIWREGGLVGSRAEESFFVRCGLGETMTSQDILNGVMIVQVGVAVIHPAEFIVFSFQQEMKISN
- a CDS encoding GIY-YIG nuclease family protein, encoding MKSYYTYVLESDIDGRLYKGHTDNVEKRLKEHNAGKTKST
- a CDS encoding GatB/YqeY domain-containing protein → MSLQQDIMTAMKAAMKSKDQTALAALRAVKSEILLAQTETGSKEEITEDQEIKILSKLVKQRKDSAAIFSEQNREDLAEPEIAQAAVISQFLPAQLSEAEIEKVVVETIAVTGAVGMKDMGKVMGMVNQKLAGQADGKTISTIVKAKLS